A stretch of the Massilia varians genome encodes the following:
- the rodA gene encoding rod shape-determining protein RodA encodes MAHIPERRSLRRRLRPYFAVFDWPLGLVLFVLMMTSLITMASAGAEFPDRVEHQIRNFLLSFAVMWIAANVPPQTLMRLAVPIYTFGVALLIAVAMFGIIKKGARRWLHVGIDIQPSEILKIATPLMLAWYFQQRANAGTWKNYLIAAVILLIPFSLIAKQPDLGTGLMVFASGFYVIFLAGLPWKAIIALGVSAAAAMPIAWSMLHDYQRERVMTLIDPTSDPLGKGFHIIQSEIAIGSGGMFGKGYGQGTQGALEFVPEQTTDFVFAVYSEEFGMVGNLFLLFVYLLLIGRGLMIAANAPNTFSRLLAGAITMMFFTYAFVNMGMVIGILPVVGVPLPFMSYGGTAFITLGLGAGILMSIQRHRKLVQT; translated from the coding sequence ATGGCGCACATTCCAGAACGCCGCTCGCTGCGGCGCCGCCTGCGTCCCTATTTCGCGGTCTTCGACTGGCCGCTCGGCCTGGTGCTGTTCGTGCTGATGATGACCAGCCTGATCACCATGGCCTCGGCCGGCGCCGAGTTCCCGGACCGCGTCGAGCACCAGATCCGCAACTTCCTGCTGTCCTTCGCCGTCATGTGGATCGCGGCCAACGTGCCGCCGCAAACCCTGATGCGGCTGGCCGTGCCGATCTATACCTTCGGGGTCGCGCTCCTGATCGCGGTGGCGATGTTCGGCATCATCAAGAAGGGCGCGCGACGCTGGCTGCACGTGGGCATCGACATCCAGCCCTCCGAGATCCTGAAGATCGCGACGCCGCTGATGCTGGCCTGGTACTTCCAGCAGCGCGCCAACGCCGGCACCTGGAAGAACTACCTCATCGCGGCGGTGATCCTCCTGATCCCGTTCTCGCTGATCGCCAAGCAGCCCGACCTGGGCACCGGCCTGATGGTGTTCGCTTCGGGCTTCTACGTGATCTTCCTGGCCGGCCTGCCGTGGAAGGCCATCATCGCGCTGGGCGTGTCGGCTGCGGCGGCGATGCCGATCGCCTGGTCGATGCTGCACGACTACCAGCGCGAGCGGGTGATGACCCTGATCGATCCGACCTCCGACCCGCTGGGCAAGGGCTTCCACATCATCCAGTCCGAGATCGCGATCGGTTCGGGCGGCATGTTCGGCAAGGGCTACGGGCAGGGCACCCAGGGCGCCCTGGAATTCGTGCCCGAGCAGACCACCGACTTCGTGTTCGCCGTGTACTCGGAAGAATTCGGCATGGTCGGCAACCTGTTCCTGCTGTTCGTCTACCTGCTCCTGATCGGGCGCGGACTGATGATCGCCGCCAACGCGCCGAACACCTTCTCGCGCCTGCTGGCCGGGGCGATCACGATGATGTTCTTCACTTATGCTTTCGTCAACATGGGCATGGTGATTGGTATCCTGCCGGTCGTCGGAGTTCCCTTACCTTTCATGAGCTACGGCGGAACAGCCTTCATTACGCTCGGCCTCGGCGCTGGTATATTGATGAGTATTCAAAGACATCGTAAACTAGTGCAGACGTAA